One Nocardia iowensis DNA window includes the following coding sequences:
- a CDS encoding glycosyltransferase: protein MSTGGSGLSIALLASNRHPIKQPFAGGLEAHVWHLARALQSRGHRVTLFAADGSDHAAAEATLRVRTFSPSATASTDSSMPERRFLADHHAYLTVMTDLSATGPTSFDIIHNHSLHYLPLAMAPALPVPMLTTLHTPPTPWLESALDISKGIGSAFVAVSRFTARSWRHVVRGVDVVPNGIDLRAWPVGPGGRDLVWFGRLTPEKGAHLAIAAARRARRRLHLAGPISDVRYFRDTIEPQLGPEAAYHGHLDQTALASLVGSCAAALATPLWDEPYGLVVAEALACGTPVAAFDRGGIPEILDSDCGRLVAPGDVEALAVGAAEAATLSRAHARARATAACGHHSMVDAYLDRYRRLIATWSSSRPGSASADPRRGAA from the coding sequence ATGAGCACGGGAGGCAGTGGCCTGTCAATCGCGTTGCTGGCCTCCAACCGGCATCCGATCAAGCAGCCGTTCGCAGGCGGGCTCGAAGCGCACGTGTGGCACCTCGCGCGCGCCCTCCAGTCGCGGGGGCACCGGGTGACCCTGTTCGCCGCCGACGGCAGCGATCACGCGGCGGCGGAGGCGACATTGCGGGTTCGGACCTTCAGCCCGAGCGCCACCGCCAGCACCGATTCCTCGATGCCCGAACGGCGATTCCTCGCCGACCACCACGCCTACCTGACGGTAATGACCGATCTCAGCGCGACCGGGCCGACGTCGTTCGACATCATCCACAATCACAGCCTGCATTACCTGCCGCTGGCCATGGCTCCCGCGTTGCCCGTCCCGATGCTGACCACCCTGCACACGCCCCCGACGCCATGGTTGGAATCGGCGCTCGATATCAGCAAGGGGATCGGCTCCGCCTTTGTCGCCGTCAGCAGGTTCACCGCCCGGTCGTGGCGCCATGTCGTGCGCGGCGTCGACGTCGTCCCCAACGGCATCGACTTGCGTGCCTGGCCGGTCGGGCCCGGCGGCCGCGACCTGGTGTGGTTCGGGCGACTGACCCCGGAGAAGGGGGCGCACCTCGCGATCGCGGCCGCGCGTCGCGCGCGTCGGCGGCTGCACCTAGCCGGTCCGATCAGCGATGTCCGTTACTTCCGCGACACCATCGAACCGCAACTCGGCCCGGAGGCGGCGTATCACGGTCATCTGGACCAGACCGCGCTGGCCAGCCTGGTCGGGTCGTGCGCGGCCGCACTGGCCACCCCGCTGTGGGACGAGCCGTACGGCTTGGTGGTCGCCGAGGCACTCGCCTGCGGTACCCCGGTCGCCGCGTTCGACAGGGGCGGCATCCCGGAGATCCTGGATTCGGACTGTGGCCGGCTCGTCGCACCGGGTGATGTCGAAGCGCTGGCCGTCGGTGCGGCGGAGGCAGCCACGCTGTCCCGTGCGCATGCCAGGGCGCGAGCCACCGCGGCCTGTGGCCACCACTCGATGGTCGATGCGTACCTCGACCGCTACCGGCGACTCATCGCCACTTGGTCGTCATCCCGGCCCGGCTCGGCATCCGCTGACCCCCGAAGGGGCGCAGCGTGA